In a single window of the Melioribacteraceae bacterium genome:
- a CDS encoding glycosyltransferase family 9 protein — protein sequence MIIRLNRIGDALVVTPLIVELKNKFNSTIHVLASKSNNFIFDYVDEVDEVIIFNKKAGISKTAEILNSNNYDIVIDLHDDVSTTVSFLISELNVPLKLSLRKSTSKLYTHIVEKLDPTKFHVVERALNFLKLFGLSVPYEKVRIKYRIDESSLQSAKDFILEKVGTKLFLVGINISAGSDARFWGVDNYKILLELLANYNCAIILLCDKKDLKYATEISGEKYPIFMNPSFNEFCGMIPQLDLLVTPDTSIVHIASAYNIPTFGLYVRYKTNDLIWSPYNTNFSYVETTENSLKNITFDEVKEKLTPFFERVYHGSKN from the coding sequence TTGATAATACGCTTAAATCGAATTGGGGACGCGCTTGTTGTAACGCCATTAATTGTAGAACTCAAGAATAAATTTAATTCAACAATTCATGTTCTCGCTTCAAAATCCAATAATTTTATTTTTGATTATGTTGATGAGGTTGATGAGGTAATTATATTTAATAAAAAGGCTGGAATTTCTAAAACCGCCGAAATTCTTAATTCAAATAATTACGATATTGTTATTGACCTTCACGATGATGTATCGACTACTGTCAGCTTCCTAATTAGCGAATTAAATGTTCCACTTAAATTATCTTTAAGAAAATCCACCTCAAAATTATACACTCATATTGTAGAAAAACTTGATCCAACGAAATTTCATGTAGTTGAACGAGCGCTTAATTTCTTAAAATTATTTGGGCTATCAGTACCGTACGAAAAGGTGAGGATTAAATATCGGATCGACGAATCTTCTCTGCAAAGTGCAAAAGATTTTATTTTAGAAAAAGTAGGTACCAAATTATTTTTAGTCGGAATAAATATATCTGCCGGGAGTGATGCCCGTTTCTGGGGTGTTGATAATTATAAAATACTCTTAGAATTATTGGCAAATTACAATTGCGCAATAATACTGCTTTGCGATAAAAAAGATTTAAAATATGCCACCGAAATTAGCGGCGAAAAGTATCCAATATTTATGAATCCCTCTTTTAATGAGTTTTGTGGGATGATCCCTCAATTAGATTTATTAGTAACTCCGGATACTTCCATAGTTCATATTGCATCTGCATATAATATTCCAACTTTCGGTTTATATGTGCGATACAAAACAAATGATCTCATTTGGTCACCTTACAATACAAATTTTTCCTATGTGGAGACAACAGAAAATTCTCTTAAAAATATTACATTTGATGAAGTTAAAGAAAAATTAACCCCATTCTTTGAAAGGGTATATCATGGATCCAAAAATTAA
- a CDS encoding glycosyltransferase family 9 protein gives MDPKINNCKNFNGYKPCFSDHNCWENGCKQHNPMGTKILIINLDAMGDVLMTTAQLLPIKQKYPYSTIYWVTLKNASGLLQHNPYIDKIFNYDFETLSILNSLEFDIVMSIDKSLRSGALASQVKAKQKLGFGIDVNGKIIPFNEGAYYNYRLGMDDHLKFKINQRTGQDYLAETLELPYLRSEYVFEFTENEKEFINNYKKMNGILDTDEIIGFNTGCSELFPNKKMTVEQHIVLIEKFLSMNRFKIVLLGGPEDTERNNQIAHEFGKQVINTPTSDGIRKGACYESIPQLIITGDSFGMHLAIALKKYVIAWFGLSCWTEIDLYDRGIKLFPEELFCSPCWKKKCPYNLECIQMIDLEKIVNETVNYFDNMKYHR, from the coding sequence ATGGATCCAAAAATTAATAATTGTAAAAATTTTAATGGTTATAAACCCTGCTTTTCTGATCATAATTGCTGGGAGAATGGATGCAAACAACATAACCCGATGGGGACAAAAATCTTAATTATAAATTTGGATGCTATGGGGGATGTTTTGATGACAACCGCTCAACTTTTACCCATTAAACAAAAATATCCCTATTCTACAATTTACTGGGTTACACTTAAAAACGCATCCGGGTTGTTGCAGCACAATCCCTACATCGATAAAATCTTTAATTACGATTTCGAAACTTTATCAATATTAAATTCACTTGAGTTTGATATTGTGATGAGTATTGATAAATCATTAAGATCGGGGGCATTAGCTTCTCAAGTTAAAGCAAAACAAAAACTTGGTTTTGGCATTGATGTGAATGGAAAGATAATTCCTTTTAATGAAGGAGCTTACTACAATTATAGACTAGGTATGGATGATCATTTAAAGTTCAAAATTAACCAGAGAACCGGGCAAGATTATTTGGCCGAAACACTTGAACTTCCCTATTTACGAAGCGAGTATGTTTTTGAATTTACGGAGAATGAAAAAGAATTTATCAATAATTACAAAAAAATGAATGGTATACTTGATACCGATGAAATAATAGGTTTTAATACCGGTTGCTCAGAGCTATTTCCGAATAAGAAGATGACAGTTGAACAACACATTGTATTGATAGAGAAATTTCTTTCAATGAATAGATTCAAGATAGTTTTGTTAGGAGGACCAGAAGACACCGAACGAAATAACCAAATCGCTCATGAATTTGGCAAACAAGTCATTAATACTCCCACCAGCGATGGAATAAGAAAAGGGGCATGTTACGAGAGCATTCCTCAATTAATAATTACTGGGGACTCTTTTGGGATGCACTTGGCAATTGCATTAAAAAAATATGTTATAGCCTGGTTTGGACTCAGCTGCTGGACAGAAATAGATCTTTATGATCGAGGGATTAAACTATTTCCCGAAGAGTTATTCTGTTCTCCATGCTGGAAGAAGAAGTGTCCTTACAATTTGGAATGTATTCAGATGATTGATCTAGAAAAAATTGTTAATGAAACTGTCAATTATTTTGATAATATGAAATATCATCGCTGA
- a CDS encoding [FeFe] hydrogenase, group A: protein MDFKSEHRAPISQKAMTIKKPEDVTGIGGSVTIEINEKKVSVPLGTTILEACHQAGITVPTLCHHEDLCVAGVCRICVVEVEGMRTLQASCAYPISAPIKIKTSTPMVRKARRHILDLMLSEHVGECYSCFRNSNCELQALAKEYGVDHYNFGHETHPKHEIDNSSYSVVRDMNKCIMCKRCVRTCIDLQEVGVLETVDRGDKTHISTFLDKPLSEVICINCGQCINRCPTSALRANDPSDEIWAAIDDPKKHVVIQTAPSPRAAIGEEFGLPAGHSMTQELNTALKRIGFDRVFDTNTTADLTIFEEGTELILRLYKALVQKEDVALPQFTSCSPGWVKFLEHYYPEYIDNLSSAKSPQQMFGALIKTMYAEKAGIDPADIVSVALMPCSAKKFECNRPEMHDSGFKDVDYGLTTRELAQMIKEAGINLPEMPKEHFDSPFGEASGAGLIFGATGGVMEAAIRSVVEFVLGAKVEDVFANANIIPLRGFEGIRYMEIPIGNAVGPVPPILQKLVPNWDWLKGVTLKVAVAHGTANAKKVMDDIKAGGKFSECHFIEFMACPGGCLGGGGQPIPTTPEIRKKRAEAIYAEDESLELRKSHENPNVLRIYNEFLTDGPCGHLSHKLLHTHYIKRGRYIA, encoded by the coding sequence ATGGATTTTAAATCGGAACACCGGGCCCCAATAAGTCAAAAAGCAATGACAATCAAAAAACCTGAAGATGTAACCGGTATTGGAGGAAGCGTTACTATTGAGATTAATGAAAAAAAAGTAAGCGTCCCTCTTGGTACTACAATTCTAGAAGCATGCCATCAAGCGGGTATTACTGTTCCAACTCTGTGTCATCATGAAGATTTATGTGTTGCAGGCGTTTGCCGTATTTGTGTAGTTGAAGTTGAAGGTATGAGAACTTTGCAGGCATCTTGCGCATATCCAATAAGCGCTCCTATCAAAATCAAAACATCAACACCGATGGTGAGGAAAGCAAGAAGACATATTCTTGATTTAATGCTTAGCGAACATGTTGGAGAATGTTATTCATGCTTTCGAAATTCAAATTGCGAGCTTCAAGCATTGGCAAAAGAATATGGCGTAGATCATTATAATTTTGGACATGAGACTCACCCAAAACATGAAATTGATAATTCCTCATATTCTGTTGTACGCGACATGAATAAGTGCATTATGTGCAAACGATGTGTGCGTACTTGTATTGATTTACAGGAAGTGGGTGTTTTAGAAACTGTTGACCGTGGTGATAAGACACATATTTCAACATTCCTGGATAAACCACTTTCAGAAGTGATATGTATTAATTGTGGCCAATGCATAAATCGTTGTCCCACTTCAGCTTTAAGAGCAAATGATCCTTCGGATGAAATATGGGCAGCAATTGATGATCCTAAAAAACATGTAGTAATTCAAACAGCTCCATCACCAAGAGCGGCAATTGGAGAAGAATTTGGCTTGCCTGCTGGGCATTCAATGACGCAAGAGTTAAATACAGCCCTAAAAAGAATTGGTTTTGATAGAGTATTTGATACTAATACTACGGCTGACTTAACAATATTTGAAGAGGGGACTGAATTAATTCTCAGACTTTACAAAGCATTGGTACAAAAAGAAGATGTGGCTCTTCCACAATTCACATCATGTTCTCCTGGCTGGGTAAAATTCCTAGAGCATTATTATCCCGAATATATTGATAATCTTAGTTCCGCCAAATCGCCTCAACAAATGTTTGGTGCATTAATAAAAACTATGTATGCAGAAAAAGCTGGAATTGATCCTGCAGATATTGTTTCGGTGGCGTTGATGCCTTGCTCTGCAAAAAAATTCGAGTGCAATAGACCAGAAATGCATGACAGCGGTTTTAAAGATGTAGATTATGGATTAACAACACGAGAACTTGCTCAAATGATTAAAGAAGCAGGAATAAATTTACCGGAGATGCCAAAAGAACATTTCGATTCTCCTTTTGGTGAAGCTTCGGGAGCTGGTTTAATCTTTGGTGCAACAGGTGGGGTTATGGAAGCAGCAATAAGATCTGTTGTTGAGTTTGTTCTCGGTGCCAAAGTAGAAGATGTTTTTGCAAATGCTAATATAATTCCATTACGAGGTTTTGAGGGAATAAGATATATGGAAATTCCAATTGGAAATGCTGTTGGTCCTGTTCCGCCAATTCTTCAAAAATTAGTTCCTAACTGGGATTGGTTAAAAGGGGTAACATTAAAAGTTGCTGTTGCTCATGGCACCGCAAATGCTAAAAAAGTTATGGATGATATTAAAGCAGGTGGTAAATTTTCAGAATGTCATTTTATAGAATTTATGGCATGCCCAGGTGGATGTTTGGGCGGCGGCGGTCAACCAATACCAACAACCCCTGAAATTCGTAAGAAACGAGCCGAAGCGATTTATGCAGAAGATGAATCTCTTGAACTCAGAAAATCGCATGAGAATCCAAATGTATTAAGAATTTATAATGAATTTTTAACTGATGGTCCATGCGGTCATCTCTCTCATAAACTTCTCCATACTCATTATATTAAACGGGGAAGATATATAGCTTAA
- the ispE gene encoding 4-(cytidine 5'-diphospho)-2-C-methyl-D-erythritol kinase: MNYIEIKAPAKINIGLDILSRRDDGYHNLSTLFYPLNDLYDILKFSKSDNFEFICSENTLGDPKSNLVVKAKNILESYSKRKFNIRIELIKNIPSQAGLGGGSSDAASTLICLNEFFDLNIKYEKLVEIALSLGSDVPFFLKAKPAIGTSRGEILELIEMEINETILIVNPRINISTKEAFQNITPSNVSTRFIDLIKDGSLDLMKGRAFLKNDFEIYAFSKFPEIAKIKENMYEHNAALSLMSGSGSTVFGFFPSIEDANAALLSMRPEYFSYLCNTEL, from the coding sequence ATGAATTATATAGAAATTAAAGCTCCGGCAAAAATTAATATTGGACTTGATATATTGTCGCGTCGCGATGACGGCTACCATAATTTATCAACTCTATTTTATCCGTTAAATGATCTTTACGATATATTAAAATTCAGCAAGTCTGATAACTTTGAATTTATCTGCTCCGAAAATACTTTGGGTGACCCTAAATCCAATTTAGTAGTGAAAGCGAAAAATATACTCGAATCATATTCTAAAAGAAAATTCAATATTAGAATTGAGCTGATAAAAAATATCCCAAGTCAGGCGGGATTAGGGGGTGGCAGTTCTGACGCTGCTTCAACTTTAATTTGCTTAAATGAGTTTTTTGATCTCAACATTAAATATGAAAAACTGGTGGAGATCGCACTTTCCCTTGGATCAGATGTACCATTCTTTTTGAAAGCAAAACCCGCAATTGGAACATCGCGGGGTGAAATATTAGAACTTATTGAGATGGAAATAAATGAAACAATTTTAATTGTAAATCCAAGAATAAATATCTCTACAAAAGAGGCATTCCAAAACATTACGCCATCAAATGTTTCAACAAGATTTATCGATTTGATTAAAGATGGGAGTCTTGATTTGATGAAAGGTAGAGCATTTCTTAAAAATGATTTTGAAATTTATGCATTCAGTAAGTTCCCGGAGATAGCGAAAATAAAAGAGAACATGTATGAGCATAATGCCGCATTGTCACTAATGTCGGGAAGCGGTTCTACGGTGTTTGGATTTTTTCCCTCTATTGAGGATGCTAACGCAGCCTTATTGAGTATGAGGCCTGAATACTTCAGTTATTTGTGCAATACTGAATTGTAA
- a CDS encoding homocysteine S-methyltransferase family protein, whose translation MNLENDKPLILDGAMGSVLHNGNIDNKELWSSIVNISNPAVVQNLHLEYIKAGADIITTNTFRTNPSAVRRSKENLELKDFVEKSVELALKARNDHNVYIAGSNPPAEDCYEIERFLTIEELINNHSQHIDLLMLNGVDFVLNETQSHMDEIEIICEYCTLNNYPFIISLFLNDDLKLLSGEDVSLAIKYINKYSPLCIMFNCIQFSQLHRLLETIELNFKWGFYLNCGGKDHNESSITCKIEPKEYGVFAKKLLGKNPSIIGSCCGSSPSHTKFLREMIDELYRN comes from the coding sequence ATGAATTTAGAAAATGATAAACCTTTAATTTTGGATGGAGCAATGGGTAGTGTGCTCCATAATGGCAATATTGATAATAAAGAATTATGGTCGTCCATAGTTAATATCTCAAACCCTGCAGTTGTTCAAAATCTTCACCTCGAATATATCAAAGCCGGTGCAGATATAATTACAACTAATACTTTTCGAACGAATCCATCAGCAGTTAGAAGAAGTAAGGAGAATCTCGAACTAAAAGATTTTGTGGAGAAATCAGTTGAGTTAGCTTTAAAAGCAAGAAATGACCATAATGTATATATAGCTGGCTCTAATCCACCGGCTGAGGATTGTTACGAAATTGAAAGATTTTTAACAATAGAAGAGTTAATAAATAATCACTCGCAACACATTGACTTGTTAATGCTGAATGGCGTTGATTTCGTTTTAAATGAGACTCAGAGTCATATGGATGAAATTGAGATTATTTGTGAATATTGTACTTTAAATAATTACCCATTTATAATTAGTCTTTTTTTAAATGATGACTTAAAATTACTAAGTGGTGAAGATGTATCATTAGCAATTAAATATATAAATAAATACTCTCCCCTTTGTATAATGTTTAATTGTATTCAATTCAGTCAACTTCACAGACTCTTAGAGACAATTGAACTAAATTTTAAATGGGGTTTCTATTTGAATTGTGGAGGTAAAGATCATAACGAATCGAGTATCACCTGCAAAATAGAGCCAAAAGAATATGGAGTATTTGCAAAGAAATTATTAGGAAAAAATCCTTCCATAATCGGATCATGCTGTGGATCTTCCCCATCACACACAAAATTCTTGAGAGAAATGATAGATGAATTATATAGAAATTAA
- a CDS encoding SDR family NAD(P)-dependent oxidoreductase encodes MKLDGKTAIVTGGAMGIGLATVQRLLNAGVTVTVWDINEVAMNNLKSSSQNIQSRLFIHKCDVTDQDRVKEFTQLALQEMGKIDFLINNAGYVKGGGFCEVPTDIWLKTVDINLNSILYTTVNVLPIMRQNNYGHIVNISSASGLLGVADLSVYAATKWAVWGLTESLRYESLNKKENIFWSSVHPSYLKKGLFEGAKLNILGNLIVPQIKSHDVIAKAIVHDCLNKKKTLVLRPRSLRLALILRGILSDYLFQKLLIIMGVPKSMSNWKGREH; translated from the coding sequence TTGAAATTAGATGGGAAAACCGCGATTGTAACCGGTGGAGCAATGGGAATTGGTCTTGCAACGGTACAAAGATTGTTGAACGCCGGAGTTACTGTTACAGTTTGGGATATTAATGAAGTAGCGATGAATAATCTAAAAAGTAGTTCACAAAATATTCAATCAAGATTATTCATCCATAAATGCGATGTTACAGATCAAGATAGAGTGAAAGAATTTACTCAACTGGCTCTTCAAGAAATGGGCAAAATTGATTTTCTCATCAATAATGCCGGATATGTAAAAGGGGGCGGTTTTTGTGAAGTTCCAACCGATATATGGTTAAAAACTGTTGACATTAATTTGAACTCAATATTGTATACCACAGTAAATGTTTTGCCGATAATGAGACAAAATAATTATGGTCATATTGTAAATATCTCTTCAGCTTCCGGTCTGCTCGGTGTTGCTGATTTGAGCGTTTATGCCGCAACTAAATGGGCCGTGTGGGGATTAACAGAATCTCTACGCTATGAATCTCTTAATAAAAAAGAAAATATTTTTTGGTCTTCGGTTCATCCCAGCTATCTTAAAAAAGGACTTTTTGAGGGAGCTAAACTTAACATTCTTGGTAACTTGATTGTCCCTCAAATTAAATCGCACGATGTTATTGCTAAAGCAATCGTTCATGATTGTCTCAATAAAAAGAAAACATTAGTCCTGCGCCCTAGATCATTACGATTGGCACTAATCCTAAGGGGGATTTTAAGTGATTATCTTTTCCAGAAGCTTCTAATAATTATGGGTGTACCAAAAAGTATGAGCAATTGGAAGGGGAGAGAGCACTAA
- a CDS encoding HAMP domain-containing histidine kinase, whose amino-acid sequence MIKNLNILSGHSKSIHSYNLWFIKLRWFAAISLVAMLLLLQFLFNINLSEEQIIVFLLSASLIFLYNSFFFKFHRKITDENNPSLFSLIQILIDLSVLSILVYFSGGITSPLLLFYYFHMLIGTMILPRKLMFAIVTALTIFLILISFLEIQGLIDLPKFGTTITDDYGNVFYLPILLFSTSLYLVVYLTSKLVYDLYMREEQLNRALNEIRAAEEAKHHYTIALIHELKSPMAASISNVDLVIDNYLGEVSEPVKEKLVRVKKRLSEGISNINSILKFSQFKLLQNIELNDLRINDVLIKVIESNRDTANKKEIKIEIYDSSNRKVKGDPFLLELLFSNLIGNAIKYGNQNGHVKISIEEVGKNTQIRILDDGIGIPEKDLPKIFEEYFRASNSDKIEGTGTGLSIVKKIIEAHSGKISVISPVNKFDLKRRGTEFTITIPIVE is encoded by the coding sequence ATGATAAAAAATCTAAATATTTTATCCGGACATTCGAAGTCGATTCACTCATACAATCTATGGTTCATAAAACTTCGCTGGTTTGCGGCAATATCTCTTGTTGCAATGCTTTTACTTCTCCAATTTCTTTTCAATATAAATTTGTCTGAGGAACAAATTATTGTTTTTCTTCTTTCGGCTTCACTAATATTTCTTTATAACTCTTTCTTCTTTAAATTTCACAGAAAAATAACCGATGAAAATAATCCCTCTTTATTTTCGCTAATACAGATATTAATTGATTTATCAGTTTTAAGTATACTGGTTTATTTTAGCGGAGGGATTACTTCTCCATTACTTCTATTTTATTATTTTCACATGCTCATCGGTACAATGATATTGCCCCGCAAGTTAATGTTTGCCATCGTTACAGCTTTGACCATATTTTTAATTCTAATCAGCTTTTTGGAAATACAAGGTTTAATAGATTTGCCAAAATTTGGTACTACAATAACGGATGATTACGGCAATGTATTTTATTTACCAATACTTCTTTTCTCGACATCTCTTTATTTGGTAGTATATTTAACTTCCAAACTGGTGTACGATCTATACATGAGAGAAGAACAGCTAAATAGAGCGTTGAACGAAATTCGTGCTGCTGAGGAAGCAAAACATCATTATACTATTGCTCTAATTCATGAATTAAAAAGCCCCATGGCGGCTTCAATTTCAAACGTGGATTTGGTTATTGATAATTATTTAGGAGAAGTATCCGAACCAGTTAAAGAAAAATTAGTGCGTGTAAAAAAGAGACTTTCAGAAGGAATCTCAAATATCAACTCCATTCTAAAATTTTCTCAATTTAAGTTATTGCAGAATATTGAACTAAATGATCTTCGAATCAACGATGTTCTAATAAAAGTAATTGAGAGCAATCGTGATACTGCAAACAAAAAAGAAATAAAGATCGAGATTTATGATTCAAGTAATAGAAAAGTGAAAGGGGATCCGTTTTTGCTGGAACTTCTATTCTCTAACTTGATCGGAAATGCAATTAAATATGGTAATCAAAACGGTCATGTTAAAATTTCTATTGAAGAGGTTGGAAAAAATACCCAAATAAGAATATTGGATGATGGAATTGGTATACCTGAGAAAGATCTACCTAAAATATTTGAAGAGTATTTTAGAGCCTCCAACTCGGATAAGATTGAAGGAACAGGAACCGGTTTATCTATCGTAAAAAAAATTATTGAAGCTCATTCCGGGAAAATATCGGTAATCAGTCCTGTAAATAAGTTTGATCTTAAACGCAGAGGGACTGAGTTTACTATAACCATTCCAATTGTGGAGTAA
- a CDS encoding DUF814 domain-containing protein, producing MFRNYFYLTRAVFELNPILNGSQILECFTQEKEKLILSIRLPDESLSFLIISTHPQNQFVQLRQNYSRAKKNTFSFFEKYLPAYLEGISIAFGDRIIKLKTNRFIFYFNIQGNKSNFLLIDNNGEFVSFKKTEEDAKFKFLEDLKKLYFLNSIEENNELLINLSRNELLAEKLFVSKELKINGKGNNEILENIEKILQSPIHVYYDDTAGKARMTPSLFKTPAEITNSKYFGNYNDALTYFQSINYQRQSRTLIKDNIEKYIESEFSKLSSKINNLMARVNNGSKEHTYKLYAELLLNNLSSIKKGMKEITLSNYDGNEVKIPLDQKISPNQNFERYYEKSRDEKVNFQKSKELLHSAQKKYSDLASIKKKFETVETIEQLNEIRKELKMENRQSETDPQKEKFNFRHFVIDDKYHLYVGKDGKNNDQLTTRFAKQNDYWFHARSVSGSHAVLRVENTKEIIPKKILENAASVAAFYSKSKTSKIAPVAYTLKKYVVKNKNLAPGQVILTKEKVLLVKPEIPSNVQQVED from the coding sequence ATGTTTCGAAATTATTTTTATTTGACGAGAGCTGTATTTGAGTTAAATCCCATTTTAAATGGTTCTCAGATTCTTGAATGCTTTACGCAGGAAAAAGAGAAATTAATTTTATCCATTCGATTACCCGATGAGTCATTATCATTTCTAATTATTTCCACTCATCCGCAAAATCAATTTGTGCAATTAAGGCAGAACTATAGCCGGGCAAAAAAGAATACATTTAGCTTTTTTGAAAAATATCTGCCGGCATACCTCGAGGGTATCTCAATTGCATTTGGCGACCGGATAATAAAATTGAAAACCAACCGATTTATATTTTATTTCAACATCCAGGGTAATAAAAGCAACTTTCTACTAATTGATAATAATGGAGAATTTGTTTCATTTAAAAAAACTGAAGAAGACGCAAAGTTTAAATTTTTAGAAGATCTCAAAAAACTATATTTCTTAAATAGCATCGAAGAGAATAATGAGTTACTAATAAATCTTTCACGTAATGAACTGTTGGCTGAGAAATTGTTTGTATCCAAAGAATTAAAAATAAATGGCAAAGGAAATAATGAAATTTTAGAAAATATTGAGAAGATACTGCAGAGTCCTATACATGTATATTATGATGATACCGCAGGAAAAGCCAGAATGACTCCATCTCTCTTCAAAACCCCGGCGGAAATAACAAACTCAAAATATTTTGGTAATTATAATGACGCTCTCACCTATTTCCAGAGTATTAATTATCAGAGACAATCTCGTACTTTAATAAAAGATAATATTGAAAAATATATTGAATCGGAGTTTTCTAAATTATCATCTAAGATCAATAATTTAATGGCAAGGGTGAATAATGGTTCGAAGGAGCATACTTATAAATTATACGCTGAACTATTATTGAACAATTTATCCTCAATAAAAAAAGGGATGAAAGAGATTACGCTTTCTAACTATGATGGTAATGAGGTAAAAATTCCACTCGATCAAAAAATATCACCAAATCAAAATTTTGAGAGATATTATGAAAAATCGCGCGATGAAAAAGTAAACTTTCAAAAATCTAAGGAACTTTTGCATTCCGCACAAAAGAAATATAGTGATCTTGCATCCATAAAAAAGAAGTTTGAAACCGTTGAAACTATAGAACAATTAAATGAAATTAGAAAAGAATTAAAAATGGAAAACAGACAATCTGAGACTGACCCTCAAAAAGAAAAATTTAATTTTCGTCATTTTGTAATTGATGATAAATATCATTTGTATGTTGGGAAAGATGGGAAAAATAATGACCAGTTAACAACCAGATTTGCCAAACAAAATGATTATTGGTTCCATGCGAGATCTGTTTCGGGGTCACACGCTGTACTTAGAGTTGAAAACACGAAGGAGATAATTCCCAAAAAAATACTTGAAAACGCCGCTTCAGTTGCAGCATTTTATAGTAAATCAAAAACATCTAAAATAGCGCCTGTAGCTTATACGCTAAAAAAATATGTGGTTAAAAATAAAAATTTAGCGCCGGGACAGGTAATCTTAACCAAAGAAAAAGTATTACTTGTAAAACCTGAGATACCCTCGAACGTGCAACAAGTTGAGGATTAG
- a CDS encoding glycosyltransferase family 9 protein encodes MLSTIVIKNLHYHFENLQLDYLVEKPSVPFLKSLPQISNVLVLERNSFKKKLMLLFEIIKNKYDLILDFYSNPTTALLTVLSLSKYRAGFPYRGRKYAYNLYGPSERGKYHAAELHLKFLEMLSISTESKELLFGIDADSKKFATDYFENNFNTNDFVIGICPTGGWESKKCDPDIFAEIAKTVSQNINTKIFIVWGKGDEKDTEAIKQYFNDCIIAPATTLQQMAALIEKCDVIIANDSGPMHISVAVKTPVLALHGPTSPFMQGPYGAIHEWIRNEKLDCIECNLLVCPKKHECFRELSVEDVYDKLLKLISKNNLKHPIEKN; translated from the coding sequence GTGCTATCCACAATTGTGATTAAAAATCTTCACTATCATTTCGAGAATTTGCAGCTAGATTATCTCGTAGAGAAGCCATCAGTTCCTTTTTTGAAATCTCTTCCTCAAATAAGCAACGTACTTGTTTTAGAGCGAAATAGTTTTAAAAAGAAATTGATGTTATTATTTGAGATTATTAAAAATAAATATGATTTGATATTAGATTTCTATTCTAATCCCACAACCGCCCTTCTAACTGTTTTAAGTTTATCAAAATATAGAGCCGGTTTTCCTTACAGAGGTAGAAAGTACGCATATAATTTGTATGGACCTTCCGAAAGGGGTAAATATCATGCGGCTGAATTACACTTGAAATTTCTAGAAATGTTATCTATAAGTACTGAATCGAAAGAACTATTATTTGGAATTGATGCTGACTCAAAAAAGTTTGCCACAGATTATTTTGAGAATAATTTTAATACTAATGATTTTGTGATTGGAATTTGCCCAACCGGCGGCTGGGAATCTAAAAAGTGTGACCCTGATATTTTCGCCGAAATAGCAAAAACAGTTTCTCAAAATATTAATACTAAAATTTTTATTGTTTGGGGTAAAGGTGATGAAAAAGATACTGAAGCAATAAAACAATATTTTAACGATTGCATCATAGCTCCGGCAACGACACTGCAACAGATGGCTGCATTAATTGAAAAGTGTGATGTCATTATTGCTAATGATAGCGGTCCAATGCATATTTCCGTTGCGGTTAAAACTCCGGTACTAGCGCTGCATGGCCCCACAAGTCCATTTATGCAAGGACCTTATGGGGCAATTCATGAATGGATTAGAAATGAAAAGCTAGACTGTATTGAATGTAATTTGCTGGTGTGCCCTAAAAAACATGAATGCTTCCGTGAATTATCGGTGGAAGATGTTTACGATAAGTTACTGAAATTAATTTCAAAAAATAATCTTAAGCATCCAATTGAAAAAAATTGA